From Vitis vinifera cultivar Pinot Noir 40024 chromosome 14, ASM3070453v1, a single genomic window includes:
- the LOC109123855 gene encoding uncharacterized protein LOC109123855 has protein sequence MTHHRHPPPPYDPYAPPPPGPPGRPPPPYDPFAPPPPPGPPGPPGPPPPSWHHPPPPDPFAPPPPPGPPGPPPPGPYSPPAPPGPPGTVNHGIYFSKRTLALTAYYDVDWARDAINRRSTTGYNIFLGPCLVSRCARKQSVVSRSGTSNGGDRIILDTYVVERPPSHFAFTTYGMVLPLQQVPFTMHALNISRLIFILYVKKYQIGDFFTKGLSSARFQMLCDKLMVCDLPICLRGGVGGVRLSTIDGTSNSKANHDVQLDLTVDESQS, from the exons ATGACACACCACAGGCATCCTCCGCCACCATACGATCCTTATGCGCCGCCCCCACCAGGGCCACCAGGGCGGCCACCACCACCATACGATCCTTTTGCGCCACCACCGCCACCGGGGCCACCAGGGCCACCAGGGCCTCCTCCTCCGTCTTGGCACCACCCACCACCACCTGATCCTTTTGCACCGCCGCCACCACCAGGGCCACCAGGACCACCACCCCCGGGGCCGTACAGTCCACCAGCGCCTCCCGGACCACCAG GTACTGTCAACCATGGCATATACTTCAGCAAGAGAACACTCGCACTCACAGCCTACTATGACGTAGACTGGGCTAGAGATGCCATAAACAGGAGGTCAACTACTGGATACAACATATTTCTTGGTCCATGTCTCGTCTCACGGTGTGCAAGAAAACAAAGCGTGGTGTCTCGGTCTGGCACTAGCAATGGTGGTGACCGAATTATATTGGATACGTATGTTGTTGAAAGACCTCCTAGTCACTTTGCTTTCACCACCTACGGTATGGTCTTGCCCTTGCAGCAAGTCCCATTTACCATGCACGCACTAAACATATCGAggttgattttcattttatatgtgAAAAAGTATCAAATTGGTGACTTCTTCACCAAAGGGTTGTCTTCTGCCCGTTTTCAGATGCTATGTGACAAGCTCATGGTATGCGACCTCCCCATTTGCTTGCGGGGTGGTGTGGGGGGTGTTAGGTTATCGACGATTGACGGAACCTCGAATAGTAAAGCTAACCACGACGTGCAGTTAGACCTCACGGTTGATGAAAGCCAATCTTGA